The DNA window TACTCAATAATCACAAAGATTCAAACGTTTATACACTCATCAAACACATTGAAACAAATGTTCATATATTTGTCCATTACATATaatcaaaagcatatatatatatttatacccaaTGCATATAACCacttaatttaaacagattcactaGCACTTCATCTACTAGGTTTAAAGTCTAattcagttcaccggcacttagccttctaggcttatagcctgattcagttcaccggcacttagcctgctaggcttatagcctgattcagttcaccggcacttagcctgctaggcttatagcctgattcaattcaccggcacttagcctgctagacatatagtctgaataatttcacTGGCAATAAATCCGACtgatactgagctttaacaaaagaatctcaatttACAGAAGTTGTATATcttatttgtatataaaatccacacaaaattcagctcaatattcATAACTTATATCTTTAAAAACACATGGATAAATATAAATCCCaatcatcaaatttaacttaaataactcaataattcaaccaaaacacatttatgtatatataacctCATACTTTAGATTCCACttctaatatcataaaatttaacttataatatacTAGGTACCTTTAACATTTGAATTCCATATATACCCATACAATTTCATATACCATCTCAATACAGGAccttatacatgtacatatatgcatattcgaaTATAACAAACATATATTACTCTATACTTATATTCGAAACAAGAATATATACCTATATACtcatacatattcaaatttaacatatatatataaatataatttcatacttatactcaatataaatatttattcataagTATACATACTTATTCACTCCAACTTATACAACTATTTTATACTAAATTCACACCTTATTCACACACACATACATATGTTCGAATATATCTCATACCTTtgtaatttcatacctaatttcaatacaacaaattttacatgtatatacatgtatattcgaaTATAATTTGTACATATATGTTCATACCTAAATTTATTTCAAGGACATTCATATGCATATTTGCATATTCATAGTCATTCGAATCTagcatatatataatttcatactttcaattccaatttttatacttttaaaatcaACTCAACACACATACCATTGATATACATACTCATATgctgatttaataaaattaaatagctaatagacttacctcggacgatggaaAAATCAAAAtcggacgattattcgactaatttggcttttccccgatctaactccgatttctttggttctcgatctaaatatattcaaaataagataatttatttattaacacattcaatttaatccaaaaacacataatttggaaaattactattttgcccctaatatttacacctttttgcaatttactccctattgcataaaacacaatttatacaaaatttgcccataccacacaagggccaaatattcatggttctcatacaagtccacacattgcatttatttcacattttagtcccccaaaaattaaatttcacaatttagccctatttactcaatttcactaaaaattccaatacaaaacatattaatctatcacatatctttcatttttcatcatcaactatcacaaagtccaagcattcatcaatggcacatttcaaaatcatcaacaattcaaaaaattaaaacatgggttttgaagaacacaaagcaacaatctcaaaaacgtaaaaattatcgaaaaccgaACAAAACAGATACCCGAATTAAGCTCCCAAAGATGCCGAATGTTTAAAGCttccaaagttttattttttttcttcttagaatcggccaagaaAGATGAACACATGCACggccattatttatttatttaatacatattaatatacattttacaattttaaccttaatgatctaattagaaaactatttaatggttgtctatttttgtccatgcaTAATTCTAATGattaaattacaacataaggactccaTATAATAAAAATCATAGCAAATAGGTACCTTTGCATATAGCATGCtaattttgcattttacacgattaaatccttttaattaaatcgagcacaccaacgataaaattttcacacgaaattttcacacatataaattaacatactgtagactaaaaaaataatattaaaatacttttctgactcgaatttgtggtctcgaaaacactatttcgattagggtcaaaaccgggttgttacaccaAGACAACTCTAATAGTTGTTGACTTAACAATAGGACTGAATGTGTCCTGAAAATCAACTCCAGCTTCTTGAAGATAACCTTTAACCACCAGACGACCTTTGTATCGAGCAATGGTACCATTTGAACGCCTTTTGAGCTTGAAAACCCATTTGCACCCCACAGCTCGTCGGTTTGTTAGTAAGGGAACCAAATCCCAGGTATCATTCTTCAGGAGAGCATCATACTCTTGTTAAGCTGCGAGCGGCTATTCCTTGCTCGCAAGGGCCTTGTCAATTGTAGCAGGCTCTGTCTCACTCAGCTCAGCAGAGAACACCCTGGGCTTAAAAATACCATTCTTGGATCTGGTTGTCATAGGATGAGCATTGGCATGGGAGTTGACAGGAGGATTCTGGGCAACCAAAACTGGAGGAATGATAGGATCAGGAAGAAAAAATGAGGCAGAATCAGAATTACTACTGAAAGATGCAGACCCTGGTGAAGTATGAGTATGAGGCTGCACTCGAAAACTAGTGGACTTAAAGGGGAGTGGAGTAGAATGAGAAGGAGCAGACCCTGGCATGGAACCTGAAACCTGGTGATTTGATGAAATAGAGACACTAGGAGAACCAACCCGGAGTGACCCTTAAAAGGCACCACAACTGGAACTGAAGACCATTGATGCTGTAAACCAAATTGTGTGTGTAACAAATCACCAGTAGAGCTAGCAAAACTGGCAAAAGGAAAGCACCCCTCATCGAACACCACATGCCTAAAAATAAACACTCTGCTGTTGTCATCAAGACACTTATATCCCTTGTGAACAGGACTATAACCAAGAAATACACATGGTCTGGACCGAAATTTAAGTTTATGAGTATTAAATGGTCTAAGATAAGGATAACACCTACATCCAAACACCCTTAGATGCTTGTAGCTTGGCACAGTCTTATGCAATACTTCAAAAGGTGACTTGCCAGCTAGAACTGTAGGTGGAAGTCTGTTTACAAGATATGCAACACTAACGAAGGTATGAGCCCAAAAGTGCATAGGCATGTTAGCTTGAGCTAGCAAGGTTAGTCCAGTGTCAACCAAATGCCTATGCTTCCTCTCAACCAAACCATTTTGTTCAGATGTATGAGGACAAGACAACCTGTGCTGAATCCCTAGTCGAGAAAGAACCTTTGGAAAAGAACGAAACTTTCATCTCCAATCTATTTGAAGAGCTTTAATTTTGTAACCAAATTGAACCTCCACCAATTTTTGCAATTGAAGAAATTTGTCTAAAGCCTTAGACTTTTGGTTGATAAGATAGATCCAAACGTACCTCGAGTGTGCATccaaaaaagaaatataataaaaatatcctTCAGATGCCGTAGGAGCAGGGCCCCATAAGTCAGAGACAAGAAGCTCAAAAAGAGCTGTGTACACAGTTGTAGAAGGAGAGAATGGTAACTTATAAAACTTGCCAAGTTGACTGAACAAATTGAATTCATCATTGAAACTTTTGAAGCAAGATTACATTTTTGAAGAACTGACATAATAGTCTTATTACAAGAATGACCAAGGCGTTTGTGCCACAGGTCAAAAAATGAAACATTAGAACCAGGTAGCTCCAGGGAGGTGGTGTGAACAGTAGTAGATGAAGCTAATGCAGCAGTGCAGCTTTGAGTGTCTGACAAATCGAACTGATACAAGCCATTATGAATGCGACCCATCAGCAGTATTTTCCTTGTCTTGATATCCTTCACAAAGCAATGGAATGGATGAAATTCAAAGAAAACTTGATTATCATTAGCAAATTTAGCAACATATAATAAGTTCTTGCAGATTTGTGGGACATGCGATACACGTTTCAGATGAAAAACTTTATTAGAACTTGCAAAGGAAGAAGACCCAATGTTAGCTACTGACACAGATATACCATTGCTCATGAAGAGCGAGTTGTTACCTGTGTATTGGGTAGCCTCATGCAAATTTTCTAGATCACTGGTAACATGATTAGAAGCTGTGGAGTCAGGATACCAGACCTTTGTATTCAAAGATCCTGTGGAAAAATGACTATTTGTAGAAGTAGTATTAACTTGCAAGTCAGAATGATGCACAGAGGGCTTCTGAGAACAGCAATGAGGACCTCCACAAAATGAGTTTGAAATATCCTGAAACTGATGACAATGAGCTTGCATAGGTTGGTTGGACACACCTTCAAATGACTCATCAAACCCGTAATAGCATTTTTAAACTGTGTGACCAATGCGACCACACAACTAACTCTGAGGCTTATTGTGAACAAAACGCCTTCCTTGACCTCTGCCTCGAAACGACCGAGAGCCACGGCCTCTATAAGGTGGTCGAGAACCACTTTCAAGCTGCTCAGTATTTTTGGCATTAGTTGCACTTTGTTGAGCCATATTAACCTGCAAAGGCATGCTCAAAACTGAGTCTTGCTGTCGAGCCTCACAGTTAATCAACATTTCAGCAAGAAGATCAAGAGAAACAGGCATTGCTGAAGCGACAACACGGATTGACTCATACTCTATGGGCAATCCAGCAAGAATAATGCTATTATGTTCTAGTGCAGACACGAGATGACCAACAGCAACCAATGTGTCAAACAAAATTTTTATCTTGGACAAATATTCTTTAATGGTGAGATGCCCTTTCTTTTGAGAATACAAAAGTATGTCGTAAAGTAGAGACTGACATAATAGATTTAGTAGCAACCCTCCAAATAACAGCACTTCAGATATCAAAGCTCGAACGAGCATCAGCAAGATGTACCAGAATATCATCACAAATCGTGGATAACAGCCAAGAAGCCAACAGCTTGTTTTGCTGTTTGTGAACCAAGAAGTCAGGATTAGCCACAAGATTGCCATCACTGTCAACAAGAGACTATGGAGGAACACTAACAGTGCCAAGAACGAAATCTTGTAGTCCGTACCCTTCAAGAATCAACAAGACTTATTGTTTCCACAATAGAAAATTACGCTCACCTAATTTTATTGTATCATGTTTGGGAAACTGCTAAATTTTCCTCAAAAAACCACACCCAGGATCAGGATCAGAAGAGGAAATATGAATGGAGGGATGGTTACCATTATCATTACCTGAAACTGCATCTGTTGCCATTAAAGAAAACAACTTATGGCTCAGATACCATAAAGAGAATTAAGAGAAGAACATTGAGAAACTAAATAATAGTTGTATATTCTTAACATACATCGGAAATACAAGCTCACTGTATTTATAACACTAAGTATTAACAGCTAACTAACTACTACCAGAATACCAGCTAACTACCACAACTGCAGCTAACTACCACAACTACTTTCATTCCTTAATAGAGATGAGCTAGATTTATACAAGAGGATTAGATAGAAACCATAAAAAAAGCTCATATGCAGCTAACAACCTATCACACTAACTCTTTAGTACACATTTAAACTTTTAACATTTCTGTTGAAATATTAAAAGTGCAAACGAAACTCTTGTTTAGGAACGGTTCTTTTTGTGGTGGAAAGGATGCAAATGAAGATGGCGGAGGGATCCAAGACGAGTGGAGTTGACATAATCTTGGGCACAGTGAGCTGGTATACCAGGGATCATCAATCCAAAGATTCTGATAAAAAATAGCGGCCACCCTTCCTTGTAATCTGCTCCATACTTGGTCAACATAATGAAGCTTCTTATCAGCTCATAAATGGCGTTTCTTCGCATGTCAATGGAGCCCCAAATTGACAAATAGTTCTTGTATGGTTCTTCCTCAACTATCTGCATTACATTTCCCAATTCATCAGACCGGGTCAAGCTCTTTCAAGAAAGGCTTGATTAAATAATGTCGCCTTCGGCATTTTTAGTAACTAAATTGGGTCTTGACTATTACATTTAAGATGATAACTCTGGTCGGTTGAATTGACCacaataatatattataacttttttttttatagaagGAGAAGAGGATTATGTTATCTAGATTTAACCCTAAACAAGATTTCCAATCAACGggaaataacataattttttataagcTATATTGAAAACCCCTTTAATTTGATGAAATATGTATGATGTTGACTTTCTTACCGATGCTTGATATTGGCTGTTATAGTAAACGCAGGTACCAAAGTGCTTGAAGAGGCCATCAGAAGGAATCCTAGGAACCATATCATTACAGTAAACATATCTGTAATATTCAATCCTATTCTTTCTGAAATTCTCCTCCATGTACTGCCCGAACGCTTCGTCCCCAACTCTGGGTTGTCCGAACGTGTAAACCCCTTCCATCCTCTCAAGCAACAATTCCTCGTCATGGTAAAACAGTATCCCCGGGAAAAGAATAGCCAACGCCCCGCCCAAACTGTGGCCCGTCACTATAAATTTGGCTTCGGGGTCCTGTTGCAAAAGGTATCTCAACGTATCCCTTATGTCGTAGTAAGCCAAGGGTGCTCGGCGTGGAGGGTGAGCTGAATCGTGGTCCACTTGTTGTGCCCACCCTGCATTATTTTGCATCCCCAGGGCTTTCAAGAAACCGCTATGAACTTTTCCAATGTGAGGGAATTCGTACCATGACAAATCAACGTCCGAACACCAATCTTCGGAATTAAACGGTTGTGTTCCTCTGAAGCACACAACAATGGTGTCGTGGTCAACACTTTTATCTCGAAACATTACAACTTGTGTATCGGCTCTTCCAAGGAAATCTGTCCATGtcattaacaattaattaacaaatcattccattaataagttgaaaataattaattatactgCAAATCAAGAGGTAATCGGATAccattccaataatctttatatcccAAGAACTCCATCTGCACACGAACCAAGCAAACTGTAAGTCCAATTATGAATATTAAcctaatttcttttataaataacAGTAAGTAAAAGGAAACCATCGCCATACATACCTTCCATTGACCTTCGATAAGAGCTTGGTTATAAGCAGCGTTATTGTAAGCTGCTTTACAAGCCATAATCGAGAGTGCTGGATAATACATGGCATTtccatatttaatattaatatctaACTCCATTCTCGTGTCTGTAAATCCAACAAAAGAGAGGTAGGTTGCAGCCTTCTTGTCTGGAATCACAACCCTCACTGTTCAactgttgcggaaaggatcgattcgagaactccgatatgactacaagtaaattgaccggaacgaaaaataaagtgaacacaaggatttacgtggttcggctttaatgcctacgtccacgggcagaggcgaaaagaaatttcactataacaagatgaagattacaagtgttttacactcaagacacaacccgagaacctcacaactctcaacccctatagaaaacccgaaagctaaaatcctagctttcaaagaacaagctttgctctctcttggtttgggatgatgaatatggctaatgaacctctctatttataagagagttcaaggacataattgtccaaaactttggcaaagatttgtggttgaaaatggacaccaacaaccatccactaatccactaccaccaacaacccactaccaacaacaacaatccactaccaattttaagccatttcttaacaaatctccaccttggcttgaaatttaccaagctgaacatcatagtgaattcctcgaactggatcacctcttccaaacgcctctctggcgctaatcaatcccgaatacctatcaagtccaagcaatgcttgaacttatatgcagggatcaccttagttaacatatctgcaggattcttctcggtagcaaccttgctgataacaatgtcaccttgcgtaacatgttcccgaacaaaatgatatctgacatcaatgtgtttggtccgttcatgaaacatctgatttttagtcagatgtatggcactctggctatcgcaaaatacaacagtgaaatcctgttgtaaacccaaactgcttactagacctttcatccacaatgcttctttcactgcttctgctaacgccatatattccgcctcagtcgtagataaggctacggtagactgtaacacagctttccaactaatggctcctccagaataagtgaaaacataacccgtcagagatcttcttttgtccagatctccagcataatcagagtccacatagcccgtgacactgctagtgcagtcactctgatcatataccaagcataaatctgcagaacctctcaagtacctgagaatccatttcacggcctgccagtgttccttgccaggacaactcatgtatctgctgaccacactaactgcatgtgaaatgtctggacgagtgcaaaccattgcatacatcacgcttccaactgcactcgagtatggaatgtgagacatttgctgcttttcttcatcagattgtggtgacaactctgcagagagtttgaaatgtggtgccaacggagtactcacagttttcgctttatccatgccgaagcgttgaagaaccttttcaatgtagttcttctgcgacacacgaagcttgcccgccttgcgatctctgtgaatatccatgcccaaaattttcttggcagcacccagatccttcatctcgaactcaccactcaactgcgactttaacttgttgatttccgacatgtttttggaagcaattaacatgtcatcaacatacagcaacaaataaatgtacgaaccatctgagagcttccgatgatagacacaagcatcatagtcacatcttgtgtaaccatgctgaatcatgaagctatcaaaccgcttgtaccactgccttggggattgtttcaatccatataaagacttctttaatagacagacatggtcttctttaccaggaactgtaaaaccctctggttgacgcatgtagattgtttcctcgagctcaccatgcaagaacgccgtttttacgtcaagctgctcaagttctagatcagacttggccaccatggcaagtaatacacgaatggaagaatgctttacgactggggagaaaacttcattgtagtcaatcccctctttctgagtgaagcctttagcaaccaatcgtgccttgaatctagttgcttcaacccctaggatgccttcctttttcttgaagacccatttgcaaccaactatcttctggttacttggcggcttaaccaactcccaagtatggttcttgtgaagagattctatctcctcactcatagcaattgcccactgtgccgactcatcacacgtgacagcctcattataactggaaggttctataccaatggactccgccacactgagcgcgaaagacaccagattagcgtaacgcggatttggtttgatttgtctcttcgttcttccagtggcaatgctatatggtttttcttgaggtgactcatcttcatcggaatcttgcacctcaacttgatcatcctggactgaagtaccttccgtaggaattggagcgtccacctgacactccacctgcttctcaacaccgtgatctcccattctatctgactcctccttttcccgggaatttgtggtggatcgaagcatggatgactcatcaaaagtcacatctctgctgatgatgaacttggacgaaaccggatcaggacaccacaacctgtatcctttcaccccttggccgtatccaagaaatatgcatttcttcgccctcggtttgagttttccctcatttacatgagcatacgcagggcagccaaacactcttaaaccagagtaatcagcaggagaaccagaccatacttcctcaggagtcttcagctcaatagctgttgacggagatctgttaaccaaataacaagcagtattaacagcttcagcccaaaattcttcaccgagcccagcatttgatcgcatgcaacgagctcgctccaagagagttctattcatgcgttctgcaactccattttgttgtggtgttcgacgaacagtgcggtgtctcactattccttcatttttgcagaactcattgaattcacctgagcaaaactccaagccattatccgtccggaatcgcttgatcttctttcctgtttgattttcgatcaaagctttaaattgcttgaagttgatgagaacctcatacttgctcttcagaaaatacacccaaacctttctcgagtaatcatcgataaaggtaagcagatatctgtaaccacctttagaaattgtcggagaaggcccccaaaggtcagaatggaagtaatccactgtgccttttgtcttgtgaatcccagtgctgaactttacccgagtctgcttaccgaagacgcagtgctcacagaaattcaactttcctgtacactgcccagacaataatcctcgtttgcttagcaccgataagcctctctcgctcatatgcccgagccgcatatgccataacttcgtggtgtcagaatctagattatctgatgatgacactcccgcaacacctgtaaccgaggaaccatcgaggaagtaaaggccccgctccaaattaccacgtatcacagtcaaagcacccgagaataccttgagaactccaccttcagcagagtaccgaaagcctttcttgtccaacgtactcaaagagatcaaatttttcttcatttctggaatgtgccgaacatcagttagagttctaacaataccgtcaaacatctttatacgaactgtgccaatccccatgacttgacatgcgtggtcatttcccattagtactgaaccagaatgcttctcgtatgttgagaatgcatctttcgaagtacttatatgaaatgtagctcccgtatcaagaatccatctcccaccagcgtaagagtcggatactgcaagaacgatctcggcatcacttgaagaatctgcatcagctacattcgcacgatcattttgttgctcctgtgattctgatttctccttccttttcggacaatctaccttcatgtgcccgtacttcttacagtagtagcactgtattctcttcttggactgcgatctaggatggcttttacttgaacttccaccctttgccttggatcttcctcgagcaaccaagccttcgccttcattgttttcgaccaccttaccagtgattttcttcctcaactcactggaacttaaggcatttttcacctcctctagagtcaggtcatcacgaccgtacatcattgtatcaacaaaattctcatacgagggaggcaaagaacacaaaacaattattgcttggtcctcatcatcgattttgttatcgatattattcaaatccatgataatggaattgaatttatccaggtgctgggaaacaggtgtaccttcctccatcttcagggcatagagtctttgcttgaggtagagccggttcgtcaatgacttcgtcatgtacttgctctctaaccggagccacaaaccggacgcggttttctcatccgctacttctcgtagcacttcatctcctagacatagcagaatagcactatgtgctctttctagcatgtcatccttttgctcttccgaaagcgtgcttggtaatttatctttaccagacaatgcttttagcaatccttgttgaaccagcactgcccgcatcttgatgcgccataaactgaaactatttttcccggtaaatttctcgacatcatacttagtcgatgaaacacttgtagccataatttggaacctttgaatgaatgataatattttcttcctgatgtgaaagatcagacaaagctgcagtcacagggcaattcagaaaatattatcactccttcaactacgctctggtaccaatttgttgcggaaaggatcgattcgagaactccgatatgactacaagtaaattgaccggaacgaaaaataaagtgaacacaaggatttacgtggttcggctttaatgcctacgtccacgggcagaggcgaaaagaaatttcactataacaagatgaagattacaagtgttttacactcaagacacaacccgagaacctcacaactctcaacccctatagaaaacccgaaagctaaaatcctagctttcaaagaacaagctttgctctctcttggtttgggatgatgaatatggctaatgaacctctctatttataagagagttcaaggacataattgtccaaaactttggcaaagatttgtggttgaaaatggacaccaacaaccatccactaatccactaccaccaacaacccactaccaacaacaacaatccactaccaattttaagccatttcttaacatcAACGTACAACCAGACATGATTATATTTATTGCACCCAAAGCTAATATCTCAAAGTGAAggacataaatatttatatacctTGCATGATATTTCTTATGAGACCAAAGAAGCCACCATTAATGTAGAAAAAGTTGAGTAAAAACACTATGGTTCTCCCTATCATCGCCATCGGCATGGATAACTTTAGCAGAAACTTTTGTATCAGTGCAGAAATGACTATAAGAAGTCTGTACAGGAAACTTTCTAGTTCTTCAAGAGAGGACTCGATGAATTTCCTCTTCTTTACATTTCTGGAAAATAAGACGCTAAAAATGTCAAAGAGAGAGGCTTCCTTAGGGTTTATAAGCAAATAACTTGTGTACAAGTCTTTTTTGCTGGGTTTGGCTTCCATGATCGACACTGGAATACACTATTTGTGGGGAGGGGGGCTTCGATTGCTTTTTGGGATGCTTGAGAATCAGctttaaatgccaaatttataggCAGAAAGATATTACCTAGAGATATACAACAGGTCTTTGGCAGTTGGCacagtaaatatttattttcacgTGTATTTATTATCACAATTATTTGTctataaagtaaaaaaattcaaCCTTAGCCTTCTTGATTCCATCAAGTAATATAAATCCATCCGTCAATACTTGGGTACTCTGCTGTtgacaaaatttaaaatcattaaaaggtGTAAGTCGGTGAGTGTTTAAAAGTCATCAGATGC is part of the Gossypium hirsutum isolate 1008001.06 chromosome D11, Gossypium_hirsutum_v2.1, whole genome shotgun sequence genome and encodes:
- the LOC121223652 gene encoding triacylglycerol lipase OBL1, with translation MEAKPSKKDLYTSYLLINPKEASLFDIFSVLFSRNVKKRKFIESSLEELESFLYRLLIVISALIQKFLLKLSMPMAMIGRTIVFLLNFFYINGGFFGLIRNIMQVRVVIPDKKAATYLSFVGFTDTRMELDINIKYGNAMYYPALSIMACKAAYNNAAYNQALIEGQWKMEFLGYKDYWNDFLGRADTQVVMFRDKSVDHDTIVVCFRGTQPFNSEDWCSDVDLSWYEFPHIGKVHSGFLKALGMQNNAGWAQQVDHDSAHPPRRAPLAYYDIRDTLRYLLQQDPEAKFIVTGHSLGGALAILFPGILFYHDEELLLERMEGVYTFGQPRVGDEAFGQYMEENFRKNRIEYYRYVYCNDMVPRIPSDGLFKHFGTCVYYNSQYQASIVEEEPYKNYLSIWGSIDMRRNAIYELIRSFIMLTKYGADYKEGWPLFFIRIFGLMIPGIPAHCAQDYVNSTRLGSLRHLHLHPFHHKKNRS